In the Candidatus Binatota bacterium genome, one interval contains:
- a CDS encoding DUF3047 domain-containing protein has protein sequence MSIARQLGTAVVLATRELWRRMSGAGAREWLSAAELETSLQMLIDRVGQGVVKRVTFVDLPATEPPWFDTGLDLEAGAEVTTLASGRVWLSRGLGLWVGPAFHLWRRVGAAGRIARGKRNTCTFLSDEGGRLYLGGVGPGWWKDINGGLGVEPRRYRTASGSVSVAVIEWDCAVVEGLRRLAEQGDVGGLLAGELDRQQSEQPVPEGWHYLWELGPGEIYRQEDASGLAENPAPADEPPPSGPVIHCHTQGDVGILQKAASVPLTDSTRLAWRWKVDSLPCRYAEDSVPTHDYMSIAVEFDNGRDITFYWSASLAVGTHYHCPLPAWKDRETHVVVRSGGEGLGRWLSEECVLAEEYRRAIGGELPERVTRVWLIANSMFQKGEGRCSYAGIRLLGGDELDGDSELVIL, from the coding sequence ATGAGCATCGCCCGACAGCTGGGCACCGCCGTAGTGCTGGCGACCCGCGAACTCTGGCGTCGGATGTCGGGTGCCGGAGCGCGCGAGTGGTTGTCGGCCGCCGAGTTGGAGACCAGCCTGCAGATGCTCATCGACCGCGTCGGGCAGGGGGTGGTCAAGCGCGTGACCTTCGTAGACCTGCCCGCCACCGAGCCGCCGTGGTTCGACACCGGTCTCGATCTTGAAGCCGGTGCCGAGGTCACCACGCTGGCGTCGGGACGCGTGTGGCTGTCGCGCGGGCTGGGGCTGTGGGTTGGACCGGCCTTTCACCTGTGGCGCAGGGTGGGCGCGGCCGGTCGCATTGCCCGCGGCAAGCGCAACACCTGCACGTTTTTGTCGGACGAGGGTGGCCGCCTGTACCTGGGTGGCGTCGGGCCGGGTTGGTGGAAGGATATCAACGGCGGGCTTGGTGTAGAGCCGCGCCGTTATCGCACGGCCTCGGGTTCGGTGAGCGTGGCCGTCATCGAGTGGGATTGTGCGGTCGTCGAGGGATTGCGTCGCCTCGCTGAGCAGGGCGACGTGGGTGGATTGCTGGCTGGCGAACTCGACCGGCAGCAAAGCGAGCAGCCAGTGCCCGAGGGCTGGCACTACCTGTGGGAGCTCGGCCCGGGGGAGATCTACCGGCAGGAGGATGCAAGCGGACTTGCGGAGAATCCCGCGCCAGCAGACGAACCCCCGCCCTCGGGCCCGGTCATCCACTGCCACACCCAGGGCGACGTGGGCATACTGCAGAAGGCCGCCTCTGTGCCTCTCACAGACAGCACCCGCCTGGCCTGGCGCTGGAAGGTCGATAGCCTGCCCTGCCGATACGCCGAGGACTCGGTGCCCACGCACGACTATATGAGTATAGCCGTCGAGTTCGACAACGGCCGCGACATCACGTTTTACTGGAGCGCGAGCCTGGCCGTGGGCACCCATTACCACTGCCCGCTGCCGGCCTGGAAAGATCGAGAGACCCACGTTGTTGTGCGCTCGGGCGGTGAGGGGCTGGGCCGCTGGCTGAGCGAGGAGTGCGTGCTGGCCGAGGAGTACCGCCGCGCCATCGGCGGCGAGCTGCCTGAGCGGGTGACGCGCGTGTGGTTGATAGCAAACTCGATGTTTCAGAAGGGGGAGGGGCGCTGCAGTTACGCTGGCATCCGCCTGTTGGGTGGCGACGAGCTGGACGGCGACAGCGAGTTAGTCATACTGTAG
- a CDS encoding SDR family oxidoreductase — translation MGQEADSGRATEGLRIFDGAVAVVTGAASGIGEALARELARRGATVVLADRQVEEAAAVAASINAAAGASTGDDTAESVELDVRDAEAFDRLLADTAASHGRVDYLFNNAGIGIGGPALEHSTEDWRYMIDVNLMGVVHGIQAAYPRMVEQGFGHIVNTASIAGLTACPGLVSYAAAKHAVVGITRALRVEAAEHGVRVGAFCPGFIRTPILEGGRYGRMLGGESGMLSEEAKAKLGGMEPADFAPRALDLVAVNREIIVLPWQWKVLWWLDRLLPGLVTGLTRRRMRQMLSDAA, via the coding sequence ATGGGACAAGAAGCAGATAGCGGAAGAGCGACCGAGGGGCTGAGGATATTTGACGGTGCGGTGGCGGTCGTGACCGGAGCCGCCTCGGGCATAGGCGAGGCGTTGGCCCGTGAGCTGGCGCGTCGCGGGGCTACCGTGGTGCTGGCCGACCGGCAGGTAGAAGAGGCAGCGGCGGTGGCAGCCTCGATCAACGCCGCGGCCGGCGCTTCAACCGGCGACGACACAGCCGAATCGGTGGAACTCGACGTTCGCGATGCCGAGGCCTTTGACCGCTTGCTGGCCGACACGGCGGCCAGCCACGGGCGGGTGGACTACCTGTTCAACAACGCCGGCATTGGTATCGGCGGCCCGGCCCTGGAGCACTCGACCGAAGACTGGCGCTACATGATAGACGTCAACTTGATGGGCGTGGTGCACGGCATACAGGCAGCCTACCCGCGCATGGTGGAGCAGGGCTTTGGCCATATAGTCAACACGGCATCGATAGCCGGGCTCACGGCCTGTCCGGGCCTGGTGTCCTACGCGGCCGCCAAGCACGCGGTGGTGGGCATCACGCGCGCGTTGCGCGTGGAGGCCGCCGAACACGGCGTGCGCGTGGGGGCGTTCTGCCCTGGCTTTATACGCACGCCCATACTCGAAGGCGGCAGGTACGGCCGCATGCTCGGTGGCGAAAGCGGCATGCTGAGCGAAGAAGCCAAGGCAAAACTAGGTGGCATGGAGCCTGCCGATTTCGCTCCTCGAGCGCTCGACCTGGTGGCCGTCAACCGTGAGATCATCGTGCTGCCATGGCAATGGAAGGTGCTGTGGTGGTTAGATCGCCTGCTGCCGGGGCTGGTGACCGGTCTCACGCGCAGGCGCATGCGCCAGATGCTGTCCGACGCCGCCTGA
- a CDS encoding HAD family phosphatase, producing MGFEAVLFDLGGVFTPSPFEAAEKAGADMGAAPGLLMEIVFGPYHEDTDHPWHCLERGETELETVRGQISELGRTHGLEVDLFAVLASLASDNGGRQVVIDCVREVRAAGLHTALVTNNIREFGDAWKSLLPVDELFDAVADSCLLGVRKPDPAMFEYALAELGGVDPTRAVFLDDFAGNIDAARRMGMHAILVETDPEPALAELRQVLAAELAAGSR from the coding sequence ATGGGTTTTGAGGCGGTGTTGTTTGATCTCGGCGGGGTGTTTACGCCCTCGCCCTTCGAGGCGGCCGAGAAGGCAGGCGCCGACATGGGCGCCGCGCCCGGCCTGCTCATGGAAATCGTTTTCGGGCCTTACCACGAGGACACCGACCACCCCTGGCATTGCCTGGAGCGGGGCGAGACCGAACTCGAAACCGTGCGCGGCCAGATTTCCGAGCTCGGCCGCACGCACGGACTGGAGGTCGACCTGTTCGCGGTGCTCGCCAGCCTGGCCAGCGACAACGGTGGCAGGCAGGTGGTCATTGACTGCGTGCGCGAAGTACGCGCCGCCGGGCTGCACACGGCCCTTGTTACCAACAACATTCGTGAGTTCGGCGACGCCTGGAAGAGCCTGCTTCCTGTAGACGAGCTCTTCGACGCCGTGGCCGACTCCTGCCTGCTGGGGGTCCGCAAGCCCGACCCTGCCATGTTTGAGTACGCACTGGCCGAGCTGGGCGGTGTCGATCCCACCCGCGCTGTGTTTCTCGACGATTTTGCCGGCAACATTGACGCCGCCCGCCGCATGGGTATGCACGCCATACTGGTGGAAACCGATCCCGAGCCTGCGCTGGCCGAGCTCAGGCAAGTGCTGGCCGCCGAGCTGGCCGCCGGAAGCCGGTGA
- a CDS encoding NAD(P)/FAD-dependent oxidoreductase codes for MVSNNNTGGGQARNVAIIGSGFSGLCLGIKLKRAGIDDFTIFEKSDRLGGTWRDNTYPGACCDVPSVSYSFSFEQKLDWTRLYAGHGEILSYMEHCADKYGLRKHIQLDTEIADARWDEDSSAWQLTDTNGEQYSAAALVCGTGQLNRPTTPDLKGLGDFAGDTFHSARWQHDCELEGRDVVVVGNAASAIQFIPRIARQARNVTVLQRTPNWMIPRNDREYTKAELQRFRRYPWLARIMRWFTWAMLEARFPMFLRNRLFSAHVERQARRHMEDNVNGAELRDVLVPDYPIGAKRLLVSDDYYQSLNRDNVHLVTDVIDRVEKDAVVTADGKRHPADVLVMATGFKSTGFFAPMNIVGRGEESLNERWAETPCAYLGMTVPGFPNFFTMYGPNTNLGHNSIIFMIECQAGYIASLIDRLFSHGLASLELKGGVLEAWDRRVQQDLENTVWADVDRSWYKNAAGRVTNNWSGTTTRYWWLTRRSDFDLYDQVARGS; via the coding sequence ATGGTCAGCAACAACAACACCGGCGGCGGACAAGCGCGCAACGTGGCCATCATCGGGTCGGGTTTTTCGGGCCTGTGCCTGGGCATCAAGCTCAAGCGCGCGGGCATCGACGACTTCACCATCTTTGAGAAGTCCGACCGCCTGGGCGGCACCTGGCGCGACAACACCTACCCCGGCGCCTGCTGCGACGTGCCCTCGGTGTCCTACTCGTTTTCGTTCGAGCAGAAGCTCGACTGGACCCGCCTGTACGCCGGGCACGGCGAGATACTGTCCTACATGGAGCACTGCGCCGACAAGTACGGCCTGCGCAAGCACATACAACTGGATACCGAGATCGCCGACGCGCGCTGGGACGAAGACAGCAGCGCGTGGCAGCTCACCGACACCAATGGCGAGCAGTACTCGGCCGCCGCGCTGGTGTGCGGCACCGGCCAGCTCAACCGCCCCACGACGCCCGACCTGAAGGGCCTGGGCGATTTTGCAGGCGACACCTTCCACTCGGCCCGCTGGCAACACGACTGCGAGTTGGAGGGCCGCGACGTGGTGGTGGTAGGCAACGCCGCGAGCGCCATACAGTTCATTCCCCGCATAGCACGCCAGGCGCGCAACGTGACCGTGCTGCAACGCACGCCAAACTGGATGATCCCGCGCAACGACCGCGAGTACACCAAGGCCGAGCTGCAGCGCTTTCGTCGCTACCCCTGGCTTGCCAGGATCATGCGCTGGTTTACCTGGGCCATGCTCGAAGCGCGCTTTCCTATGTTTTTGCGCAATCGCCTGTTCTCAGCCCACGTGGAGCGGCAGGCCCGCCGGCACATGGAAGATAACGTCAACGGCGCCGAGCTCAGGGACGTGCTCGTGCCCGACTACCCCATAGGCGCCAAGCGCCTGCTGGTGTCGGACGACTACTACCAGTCGCTCAACCGCGACAACGTACACCTGGTGACAGACGTTATAGACCGCGTGGAAAAAGACGCCGTGGTGACCGCCGACGGCAAGCGCCACCCGGCCGACGTGCTGGTGATGGCCACCGGCTTTAAGTCCACCGGTTTTTTTGCCCCGATGAACATAGTCGGCCGCGGCGAGGAGTCGCTCAACGAGCGCTGGGCCGAAACCCCCTGCGCCTACCTGGGCATGACCGTGCCTGGCTTCCCTAACTTTTTTACAATGTACGGCCCCAACACCAACCTCGGTCACAACTCGATAATCTTCATGATCGAGTGCCAGGCTGGCTACATTGCCTCGTTGATCGACCGCCTGTTCAGCCACGGACTGGCCAGCCTCGAACTCAAAGGGGGCGTGCTCGAAGCCTGGGACCGGCGCGTGCAGCAGGACCTTGAAAACACCGTCTGGGCAGACGTCGACCGCAGCTGGTACAAGAACGCGGCCGGCCGCGTGACCAACAACTGGTCGGGCACCACCACGCGCTACTGGTGGCTCACGCGCCGCAGCGACTTCGACCTCTACGACCAGGTGGCGCGCGGGTCATGA
- a CDS encoding TIGR03084 family protein, with amino-acid sequence MQQALDFREESDVLHELLAAMDDSALARTTLYKDWTVNDVVGHLHFWNHAADLALADEDAFAELIDESIPGIVELGHPVFTHRWLKGCEGSELVALWHGFYGEMSERFAAADPRKRVKWAGPDMSVRSSITARQMETWAHGQEVWDMAGAEFLGKACPNSDRAKNIVVLGVKTLGWAFMNRGLEVPDPAPYVRLASPSGETWEFNDPATPDHVEGDAVDFCRVVTQTRNVADTSLVVTGDTATHWMQIVQCFAGPPEDPPATGTRHAAA; translated from the coding sequence ATGCAGCAAGCACTTGATTTCAGAGAGGAGAGCGACGTCCTGCACGAGCTGCTGGCCGCCATGGACGACTCGGCGCTCGCGCGCACGACGCTGTACAAGGACTGGACGGTGAACGACGTGGTGGGCCACCTGCACTTCTGGAACCACGCAGCCGACCTCGCGCTGGCCGACGAAGACGCCTTCGCCGAGCTGATAGATGAGTCGATTCCGGGCATCGTTGAGCTGGGTCACCCCGTGTTCACACACCGCTGGCTCAAGGGCTGCGAGGGCTCGGAACTGGTCGCGCTCTGGCATGGTTTCTACGGCGAGATGAGCGAGCGCTTCGCCGCCGCCGATCCCCGCAAGCGCGTCAAGTGGGCCGGCCCCGACATGAGCGTGCGCAGCTCGATCACCGCCCGGCAGATGGAGACCTGGGCGCACGGCCAGGAAGTGTGGGACATGGCGGGAGCAGAGTTCCTGGGCAAGGCCTGCCCCAACAGCGACCGCGCTAAGAACATCGTCGTGCTGGGTGTAAAGACACTGGGCTGGGCCTTCATGAACCGTGGCCTCGAGGTGCCCGACCCCGCACCCTACGTGCGCCTGGCGTCGCCTTCGGGTGAAACCTGGGAGTTCAACGATCCCGCTACCCCAGACCACGTGGAGGGCGACGCGGTCGATTTCTGCCGCGTCGTGACGCAGACGCGCAACGTGGCCGACACTTCGTTGGTGGTGACCGGCGACACAGCCACGCACTGGATGCAGATAGTGCAGTGCTTCGCCGGCCCGCCCGAGGACCCGCCCGCCACCGGCACACGCCACGCCGCCGCCTAG
- a CDS encoding acyl-CoA dehydrogenase, whose translation MIKRTVYQAEHEQFRDSVRRFLAAEVVPCHEQWESDGQVDRALWNKAGEQGLLCPTVPEEYGGVDADFRYNAIIDEEIATLQLSGLGWAVHSDIAVPYMLHYCSEELKQKFLPGCVTGEIVTAISMTEPGAGSDLQGITTTAVKDGDDYVINGSKTFVTNGQHADLVIVVAKTDPEAGAAGTSLVLVEADRPGFERGSNLKKIGMKAQDTSELFFNDLRVPRSNLMGNEGEGFVYLMQELPQERLSVAISGITASEAVLGYTVDYVKERQAFGRPLAAFQNTQFKLAELDTEITSARVFVDRCLELHVDGQLDVPTAAKAKLLVSELQGRVVDECVQLHGGYGYMSEYPVARAYVDARIQRIFAGSSEVMKIIISRALMG comes from the coding sequence GTGATCAAGCGAACCGTATACCAAGCCGAACACGAGCAGTTTCGTGACAGCGTGCGCAGGTTCCTGGCCGCCGAGGTCGTGCCCTGTCACGAGCAGTGGGAGTCCGACGGACAGGTCGACCGCGCCCTGTGGAACAAGGCCGGCGAGCAGGGGCTGCTCTGCCCCACGGTGCCCGAAGAGTATGGCGGTGTAGACGCCGACTTTCGCTACAACGCCATCATCGACGAGGAGATAGCCACCCTGCAGCTGTCCGGGCTGGGCTGGGCGGTGCACTCCGACATAGCCGTGCCCTACATGCTCCACTACTGCTCCGAGGAACTGAAGCAGAAGTTCCTGCCGGGTTGCGTAACGGGCGAAATCGTCACCGCCATCTCCATGACCGAGCCCGGGGCGGGCAGCGATCTGCAGGGCATTACCACCACGGCCGTCAAGGACGGCGACGACTACGTCATCAACGGCTCGAAAACCTTCGTTACCAACGGACAGCACGCCGATCTCGTGATCGTGGTCGCAAAGACCGACCCCGAGGCGGGTGCCGCCGGCACCAGCCTCGTGCTTGTCGAGGCCGATCGCCCCGGTTTCGAGCGCGGCAGCAATCTCAAAAAGATAGGCATGAAGGCGCAGGACACATCCGAGTTGTTCTTCAACGACCTGCGCGTACCGCGCTCCAACCTCATGGGCAACGAGGGCGAAGGCTTCGTCTACCTCATGCAGGAGCTGCCCCAGGAACGACTCTCCGTGGCCATCTCCGGCATAACCGCCTCCGAGGCGGTGCTGGGTTACACGGTGGACTACGTCAAGGAACGCCAGGCCTTCGGCCGCCCGCTGGCCGCCTTCCAGAACACCCAGTTCAAGCTCGCCGAGCTCGACACCGAGATCACATCGGCGCGCGTGTTCGTAGACCGCTGCCTCGAGCTGCACGTGGACGGCCAGCTAGACGTGCCCACCGCCGCCAAGGCCAAGTTGCTGGTGAGCGAACTGCAGGGTCGCGTGGTCGACGAGTGCGTGCAGCTGCACGGCGGCTACGGTTACATGAGCGAGTACCCGGTGGCCCGCGCCTACGTGGACGCGCGCATACAGCGCATCTTCGCGGGCAGCAGCGAGGTCATGAAGATCATCATCAGCCGCGCGCTCATGGGCTGA
- a CDS encoding nucleoid-structuring protein H-NS, with amino-acid sequence MYREEIKVLDCTIRDGGLINQYQFTDDFVKGCYRASCEAGVDIVELGKKLAVSDEYTRDKWGKWNFCDDDDIRRVVDSCDSEHRPEVAVMFDVGRVDLDALVPADQSPVDMIRTACYVADIDKGIDLVRRTKDLGYGTTINIMACSAAIERDLIEALGQVNESPEVDYLYLVDSYGAFYSEQVSAYLALYREHAPDKPLGFHAHNNQQLAFSNTQQAIIEGVNLLDATINGIGRGAGNCNLELLLNFLKNPKFDVRPVYRAIQEQLVPLREEIEWGFNDIYGISGHLNQHPREAMRVRGDNGARDLCYDFFLEQSGEGDSALD; translated from the coding sequence ATGTACCGCGAAGAGATAAAGGTCCTCGACTGCACCATCCGCGACGGCGGTTTGATAAACCAGTACCAGTTCACCGACGATTTCGTCAAGGGCTGCTACCGGGCCAGCTGCGAAGCGGGCGTAGACATCGTGGAGCTGGGCAAGAAGCTCGCCGTCAGCGATGAGTACACGCGAGATAAATGGGGCAAGTGGAACTTCTGCGATGACGATGACATCCGCCGCGTGGTCGATTCCTGCGATAGTGAACATCGGCCCGAGGTGGCGGTCATGTTCGACGTGGGCCGCGTTGACCTCGACGCGCTGGTGCCGGCTGACCAGTCGCCCGTCGACATGATACGCACTGCCTGCTACGTGGCCGATATCGACAAGGGCATCGATCTCGTTCGGCGCACAAAGGATCTCGGCTACGGCACGACGATAAACATAATGGCCTGCTCGGCCGCCATAGAGAGAGACCTCATCGAGGCGCTGGGGCAGGTGAACGAGTCGCCCGAGGTCGATTACCTGTACCTCGTTGACAGCTACGGGGCGTTTTACTCCGAGCAGGTGAGCGCCTACCTGGCCTTGTACCGCGAGCACGCGCCAGACAAGCCGCTGGGATTCCACGCCCACAACAACCAGCAACTAGCGTTTTCGAATACCCAGCAGGCCATCATCGAGGGCGTCAACCTGCTCGACGCCACCATCAACGGCATCGGCCGCGGGGCGGGCAACTGCAACCTTGAGCTGCTGCTCAACTTCCTGAAGAACCCCAAGTTTGACGTGCGCCCGGTGTACCGTGCCATACAGGAACAACTGGTGCCGCTGCGGGAAGAGATAGAGTGGGGCTTCAACGACATCTACGGCATAAGCGGCCACCTCAACCAGCACCCGCGCGAAGCCATGCGCGTGCGCGGCGACAACGGAGCGCGCGACCTGTGCTACGACTTCTTTCTCGAGCAGAGCGGAGAAGGCGACTCGGCGCTGGACTGA
- a CDS encoding S-(hydroxymethyl)glutathione dehydrogenase/class III alcohol dehydrogenase has translation MKVTAAVARRAGEPLAIETVDLEGPRAGEVLVEIKASGVCHTDAFTLSGEDPEGLFPAILGHEGAGVVVETGEGVTSLAVGDHVIPLYTPECRQCEYCLSGKTNLCQAIRTTQGRGVMPDGSSRFSVDGEPVYHYMGTSTFAQYTVLPEIALAKIRADAPFDKVCYIGCGVTTGLGAVMNTARVEEGATVVVFGLGGIGLNVVQGARLAGASRIVGVDLNPARRTLAEKFGMTDFVNPHEIEAHETGGDLVEELVELTGGGADYSFECIGNVNTMRQALECCHKGWGVSVIIGVAGAGQEISTRPFQLVTGRVWKGTAFGGARGRSDVPGIVDWYMEGRINIDDLITHTMPLADINRAFELMHAGESIRSVVTFD, from the coding sequence GTGAAAGTAACAGCCGCGGTGGCGCGCCGGGCCGGCGAGCCCCTGGCCATTGAAACCGTCGACCTCGAAGGCCCGCGCGCGGGCGAGGTGTTGGTCGAGATAAAGGCCAGCGGTGTCTGCCACACCGACGCGTTCACGCTTTCGGGTGAAGACCCCGAGGGCCTGTTCCCGGCCATACTCGGTCACGAGGGAGCCGGCGTGGTTGTCGAAACGGGCGAGGGCGTTACGAGCCTCGCGGTTGGTGACCACGTCATCCCGCTCTACACGCCCGAGTGCCGGCAGTGCGAGTACTGCCTGAGCGGCAAGACGAACCTCTGCCAGGCCATACGCACGACCCAGGGCCGTGGAGTGATGCCCGACGGCAGCAGCCGTTTCTCGGTTGACGGCGAGCCGGTGTACCACTACATGGGCACGTCGACCTTCGCGCAGTACACGGTGCTGCCGGAAATCGCGCTGGCAAAAATTCGTGCCGACGCGCCTTTCGACAAGGTCTGCTACATAGGCTGCGGTGTCACCACCGGCCTGGGTGCCGTTATGAACACCGCGCGAGTGGAGGAGGGCGCCACGGTGGTGGTGTTCGGCCTGGGCGGCATAGGGTTGAACGTGGTGCAGGGCGCGCGCCTGGCCGGTGCCTCGCGCATAGTTGGCGTGGACCTGAATCCGGCCCGCCGCACCCTGGCCGAGAAGTTCGGCATGACCGACTTCGTTAATCCGCACGAAATCGAAGCGCACGAAACCGGCGGCGACCTGGTCGAAGAGCTGGTCGAGCTCACCGGTGGCGGCGCCGACTACAGCTTTGAGTGCATAGGCAACGTGAACACCATGCGCCAGGCGTTGGAGTGCTGTCACAAGGGTTGGGGTGTGAGCGTGATCATAGGCGTGGCCGGCGCTGGCCAGGAGATAAGCACGCGACCGTTTCAGTTGGTGACCGGCCGGGTGTGGAAGGGCACCGCCTTCGGCGGGGCCAGGGGGCGCAGCGACGTGCCGGGCATCGTTGATTGGTACATGGAGGGCCGCATCAACATCGACGATCTTATTACCCACACCATGCCGCTGGCCGATATCAACCGCGCCTTCGAACTGATGCACGCAGGCGAGTCGATACGCAGCGTGGTAACCTTCGACTGA
- a CDS encoding acyl-CoA dehydrogenase, whose amino-acid sequence MLLLDPNNNDRFYPDSRGREIMDSTIEFFESKGKRQLKNDDHERRWYQDYLDFLRDNRVFATLCTPAGEGADDCRWDTWRNCGFSEILGFYGLHYWYAWQVSVLGLGPIWMSENQGARQKAAAQLEQGELFAFGLSEQAHGADLYSSSMSLEQLGGGDYRANGSKYYIGNGNVARMVSTFGRMADNNDFVFFAADSQHPAYKLKKNVVNVQSYVSSYELNDYPINESDILSRGHDAWDAALNTVNVGKFNLGWASIGISTHAFYEAVTHAHNRVLYGQRVTEFPQVRRLMMDAYARLVAMKLVGLRAADYMRAAGPDDRRYLLFSPIVKMKVTTQGEDVINHLWDVIAARGFENDTYFETAARDIRALPKLEGTVHVNMALVVKFMANYLFNPAEFPEIGRRDDDSNDDFLFQQGATRGLAGIQFHDPMPVFERHSKLPNVALFIEQIETIKELCLKAAPTKEQSRNVDFLLAVGELFTVVVYAQLVLENAPIYSIPDALVEQIFDVLLRDMSRYAIDLYNNPAASDEQMKYCLKLLRKPVADAARFDGLYTDQVVALAGAYEMRP is encoded by the coding sequence ATGCTACTGCTCGACCCGAACAACAACGACCGTTTCTATCCAGACAGCCGCGGCCGCGAAATCATGGACTCGACCATCGAGTTCTTCGAGTCCAAGGGCAAGAGGCAGCTCAAAAACGACGATCACGAGCGCCGCTGGTACCAGGACTACCTCGACTTTCTGCGTGACAACCGCGTGTTCGCTACCCTGTGCACGCCCGCGGGCGAGGGTGCCGACGACTGTCGCTGGGACACCTGGCGTAACTGTGGCTTCTCCGAGATCCTGGGCTTCTACGGCCTGCACTACTGGTACGCCTGGCAGGTGTCGGTGCTGGGCCTGGGGCCGATCTGGATGAGCGAAAACCAAGGCGCCCGGCAGAAAGCGGCCGCGCAACTCGAGCAGGGTGAGCTGTTCGCCTTCGGTTTGTCTGAGCAGGCCCACGGCGCCGACCTTTACTCGAGTTCCATGAGCCTGGAGCAACTGGGCGGCGGCGACTACCGCGCCAACGGCAGTAAGTACTACATCGGCAATGGCAACGTTGCGCGCATGGTCTCCACCTTCGGCCGCATGGCCGACAACAACGACTTTGTGTTCTTTGCCGCCGACTCGCAGCACCCGGCTTACAAGCTCAAGAAGAACGTCGTCAACGTGCAGTCATACGTGTCGAGTTACGAGCTCAATGATTACCCTATCAACGAGAGCGACATACTGTCTCGTGGGCATGACGCCTGGGACGCCGCCCTGAACACGGTCAACGTGGGAAAGTTCAACCTCGGCTGGGCGTCGATCGGCATTTCGACGCACGCGTTCTACGAGGCCGTCACCCATGCGCACAACCGCGTACTCTACGGCCAGCGAGTGACCGAGTTTCCGCAGGTAAGGCGGCTGATGATGGACGCCTACGCCAGGCTGGTGGCCATGAAACTGGTGGGCCTGCGGGCGGCCGACTACATGCGCGCCGCCGGCCCCGACGATCGACGCTACCTGCTCTTCAGCCCCATCGTCAAGATGAAGGTGACCACCCAGGGCGAGGACGTCATCAACCACCTGTGGGATGTGATCGCCGCGCGCGGGTTCGAGAACGACACCTACTTTGAGACCGCGGCCCGCGACATACGCGCGCTGCCCAAGCTCGAGGGCACGGTGCACGTCAACATGGCGCTGGTCGTCAAGTTCATGGCTAACTACCTGTTCAACCCGGCCGAGTTTCCCGAGATCGGCCGCCGAGACGATGACAGCAACGACGACTTTCTCTTCCAGCAGGGCGCCACGCGCGGGCTGGCGGGCATACAGTTTCATGACCCCATGCCGGTGTTCGAGCGCCACTCTAAATTGCCCAACGTGGCGCTGTTCATCGAGCAGATAGAAACCATCAAGGAGCTGTGCCTCAAGGCGGCACCAACAAAAGAACAGAGTCGCAACGTGGATTTTCTGCTCGCGGTGGGAGAGTTGTTCACGGTGGTGGTCTACGCCCAGCTGGTACTCGAAAACGCGCCCATCTACTCGATACCCGATGCGCTGGTCGAACAGATCTTCGACGTTCTACTGCGCGACATGTCGCGTTACGCCATCGATCTTTACAACAACCCGGCTGCCAGCGACGAGCAGATGAAGTACTGTCTCAAGCTGCTGCGCAAACCGGTGGCCGACGCCGCGCGCTTTGATGGCCTGTACACCGACCAGGTCGTGGCGTTGGCGGGTGCCTACGAAATGAGGCCGTGA